GGGAGTGGGGGTCCCTGGGAGGCACAAGACGACTCAGGAACTCAGACCCCGAGCGGCTTTGAAACCCTCcccaagccctgcactgggggcGAAGGGGAGGGGGGTTGCCTAAAGGTGGCGGGTCCACCTGGTTTTCTGCTCACCGTCACTGGGGACGTGTCTGGGCCGGCTGGTCACCCCACACAAGCAATCCAGATGTGACAAAGGGCAGAGAAGAACGCCGTCCAGCTGCGTTGGCTTTGGGCCTTCCCAGAAGATGCAGCGTTCCTGGACAGCAGGGTCTCATATGGGAGACATTTCACAAACGTGTCATTTTCCAGCCACGTCCCATGCCAGCCGGCCTTCCCCGAATGGTGGGAACTTGCCAATAAACGTGCTGGGTTTTTTCCCAAAAATCTTTATAGATGTGACTCCAAGGCAAAGCCCATCCCTGTGCTCGCAGCTCAGGGGTTCTGGAACAGGGTGGGCCcaagtgggaggcagggaggcccagCCTTTCATCTGCCGCAGCCGTCCACACCTGGCCTGGTGTCCCCAGGGCTCCAGCAACGACGTAGCCCCAGGCAGGTCCCCGTTGGACAGGTGTAACAAGCACGTGCCCTCCAGGACAGTCCTGACCGCCGTGGTCTGGCTGGCCGGCCAGGGTGGGGGTCTCAGGCCTGATGCCTCACAAGCCTCACACATTCACCATCGCAGAAGCCCCAGGGCACACAAACCACACACATGAGGTGTTCGTGCCCTGTTTAAATAGCTTAatcaagggtgcctggggggctcagtcagttgagcgtccgacttcggctcaggccatgatctcatagtttgtgagttcgagccccgtgtcaggttgtgtgctgacagctcagagcctggagcctgcttcggattctgtgtctccctctctctctgcccctcccccgctcatgctctgtctctctctctctctctctctcaaaaataaataaacattaaaaaatttttaaacagctttatgaGGTTCATGCATAAAATCAGCAGCCTGGCCCTCCACCATCTCCTCCCTCCTGCTTTGACCCCTCCTGCAGCCAATTATTCTGGTATTTTTCCAGCTTTAGGGAGATATGATCCACACATAACACTGTGTAAGTTACACAATGTAACAATGCTGATACATGGTGTACTGTACGTATGTGTAGGACGTTCACTTTACCATACGTGGACGCTATACATTGTGAAGTGACCCGTCACCTCAcagagttacaattttttttatggtGCAGAATTTTAAGATCTAGCctcatagcaactttcaagtacacaACACAGAATTATTAACTCTATGCACCGTTCTGTGCCTTAGGTCCCGAGGACGTACTCGTCTTGTAGCAGGAAGCTTGCTCCCTTTGAGACCAAcatcgccccccaccccgcctgccctttccccctgccctcctccctgctccctctcctccccccggGGGGCCTGGAAACCGCCTttccagtctgtctctctctgaattcAGAGTTTCTTAGACTCCACATGGGAGCAGGATCGGATAGAATTCATCTTCTCtgtccgacttatttcacttagaataaccCCCTCAAAGCCCCCCATGTTCTTACCCATGTTAGCAAGGCAGGATTTCCTCCATCTTGCTAAATACCGCACTCGCAGGTGCTGCCTGGTTTTCCATATGCATGGACTCCCCACCATAAAGGAGGAAGGTTCCACTCTGTTTTGGCCCCGCGGCCCCAACACCCACGGCCTCATCCTCCTTATGGCGTCATCGTATTCGGCTGAGACTGGAGGCCAGGATCCCGTGATGAGAGCCTCGAGGAGCCAAATACAAACTGGGCTGGacccccctctcctgccccccaggGCCCCCCACTGAGTGCAGTTCACCAATGGCCCCTATGCCCTCTGACAGCTGGCACCTTCCTGGAGCCGCAGATCCCAAGGCCCTGGTCAGCCACGTCTAGACCAGGATGCCCCGGGGGGTGCCCCTGCTCACAAGGGTGTCCTGGGTCCTGGCCCACGCCCCCTTGTGGGCTCCCTAGTGCCCAGATGCTGGACTTGGGCACTTTGGTGCCCGTGTCCCTGTCTGACCGTTGAGGGCACCACAGACGGAGCTTTGCCGGGGAGCGTGTTGGTAGGTGTGGGGGCTTCCGGAGAGCAACCCAGGGGTCGGTCCAAGAAGTCCCGGCCAGCCTCTCACTAACCTCCTTCCCAGAGCGTGGAGCCCGCTGAGCCCCCCAGCCCATTTCCCACGCCTCCTCCTGCAGCAACCTTCCCGTCACTACCTGGCAAACTCTTCGCCAGGCCCCAAGGCCAGATGGGCACCCATCCTGTGAAGGCTTGCTGTCCTGCACCATGACCCCTCGGAGCCCTCGGGGcaccactctgtgtctctgtacaGAGCATGTTGCTGTCACCAGGGAGAGACACCAGCTTGGCGGGCTCACTACCTGTTCCACAAGCTGCAGCGTGTGCCGTGGTCTGAATGCCATCCGGCCCACTGTCCAGCCACTCCTCCTTGAAGGACGTTTCTATCGTTCCCATCTGTCGCTGCTGGAACAACACTACAGGCCTCGCCACACCTCTTATGCTTTTGTATCCGTGCCCCCTGGGGAGAAGGAATGCCCCCTCCTCCACAGGGACCACCAAATCGCCCACCAAACGTGATGCACTTACTTATTGTCAAGCCAGGACCCTTTCAACACATCCTGCCAACACCTGTTACTAACCACCTGTCATTTTCACGATGAATATTAATATCTCATGCTTTAATTTAATTTCCCTGAGACTTAGTTCCCTCTCGTATCCTTGTGGGCTGTTTCCACATCCATTTGCACTTCCTTTCCTATCAATTGCCCATGTAAAAACTGGGTTGTCTTTTTCAATTGATTTCtagaagctctttatatatgtataggtaCTAGGTCTTAGCTGTCTGGTAAACAATCAGCTGTCCTATTTGGttcattcctagatattttactgTTTGTGGCCGCTATGCATAGGGCACCTCCTACGTGAATTTATGTTTGAACATTGCTGTGATCCACGTAGATTGTTGATTCTGTATCCAGGCTTTGCCCCATTACCACCACAAAAATCTCATTGGTTCTAATTATTTGTATTGATTTTCATGGATTTTCTAGGTAGACAGTCACATATCTGCAAGTAACTGACAGTTTTGACCTTTCCTTTTCAATACATGTCccgttttttgttgttgtgttttttttggttttttttagtctTACTACACCTACTAGTACCAGTCTCGAATGTGAGCATCCCTGGTTCCTTCCTGACATTAAGAAGGacacttctggggcgcctgggtggctcagttggttgagcgtccgacttcgcctcaggtcatgatcttgtggttcatgggttcaagccccaagtcgggctctgtgctaatagctcagagcctggagcctgctttggattctgtgtctccctctctctctctctggccctctcctcctctctctctctcaaaaataaataaataaactttaaaaatggtttttaaaaaaaggacgcATCCGATGTTTCACCACTAGGACACACGTGAAGTAGGTGTCTGGGGGCCGCCAGTCTGTGCACCCCCTGGGCCCGTCCTACTCCGCTTATGTGGCAAACCTGGGGCTGCTCattccctctcctctgtcccgTGTTTCTCCTCTGGAACATTGATTCCCAGCCTGTCCAGTGGCTACGAGTGGGTCCGTGAGACGAGTCTGGCCAAGAGTCACAGGGAGAAGCCCTGGAAGGGAGAGATTTCCTGAGGAAAAGGTGGAGTCCTAGGGTGACTGGGTGGCCTAGtgaattaagcatctgactcttgatttctgctcaggtcatgatctcatggtcgagagtttgaaccctgcatctgactctgcactgacagtgcagactccgcttgggatcctgtgtctccctctctctctgcccctcccctaccagcactgtctctgtctctctcaaaataaacaaataaacttggaagaaaaaaaaaaaaaagggtgaaatCCCAAGAAGAAACTACCTCTGCCCTTCCTTACCCCTGCTTTCACGCGGGTGAAATGCTCCAAGATGAGCAGACGGGCAAGTTCAAGGAAGGAGGTCATGAAGCAGGTCCCCTCATGACATCCCTGGGTCACTGCCCCAGCCACTGGCCGTGTTCTTCAACGGGATGCCAGTCAGTGCACCACAAGAGGAGATGCAGGAGAGGCTCGGGAAACAAAGGCGATTGTACCTCTAGAGCCCAGAGACGGGGAGGCACCAGGTGGTCAGGTAGGGGGAGCCCAGGCCGGAGTCTTCTCTGGGATTTCCACAGGGCACAGGTTAGCACTCACAGGGCAGGCTACTCAGCTCAAAATTGGCTACCTTGAATAATTCCAGCAGGTTCGAAACTCCGGGTTGTCCCCAGCTGCCTGGTACCTGGCCCCGGGCTGATGAGGTTCAGGCACTGCCTCCTTGGTCCACACAGGCTGGCTCTGGGCTGGCCAGCAGGCACATCAAAGGCAGGACTCCACTGGGACCTGCGCCTGCCCTGAGAACCGCTGGCCCAGGGAGGCCAGCCTCCCAAGCCAGAAAGAGTTTGTAAGATGCCGGAACATCGTaaatcacagaaaatgaaaagtgtgCTCAATACAACCACACACGTGGTTAAGCCGCTTCTTGTCGGTCAGGCCCCTGCCATCTGCTACCTTCTCAGACCGAGTCCTGGTGGGTCAAGGTGGCCCTGGACGAGCACCATTATTTAGGGAACTTCCGTCTTTGTCTACGATCTGGCAGAAAGTACTCGCAAACCCGAAAGGCCTGCGGTCCTACTTGagaggtggaatctaagtgacttTCCAACCTCATCTGCGGAGACCATCCTATTCAGGTTCCCCACCACAACTCCGAACACAGACCCCGTTTTATTGATCAAAGCCTGTCTGTCTTTTCGATTTCATTACCTCTGTTTccatcatttcttatttcttccttctacaCTTTCCATGTTTCCTTTGCTATCTGTTACTAGTGTATTGAGTTGCACGCTTAGtgaattttatttccatctttcgTATTTCCTGGAAATGCATCTAAGGCTACACACTGTTGGGTCTGTGCTGCGGTTTGGGGCCCTGTCAACACTCGCCAGCGCTTACCTACCCGTGCTGGGCAGGGGGCTGGTGTAGGAGGGGTGCTGCCCACTAGGGGACCCCCTCAGTCACACTGGGCACCAGACACCTCACACGCCCTCCCCATTGCCGAGCACAAATGCAGCCCGTGTGAGCCGATGCAGATGGTGCTTTTAGCGGTACGGACTCGAAAATGATTGTGATTTCCATCTATATTACCCCTTGAACCCAAAATTACACAGAAAGTTTGTttgtgggacgcctggggggctcagttggttgagcgtccgacttcagctcaggtcatgatctcgcggtctgtgagttcgagccccgtgttgggctctgtgctgacagctcggagcctggagcctgtttcagattctgtgtctccctctctctgcccctcccctacttgtgctctgtctctctttctcaaaaataaacattaaaaattaaaaaaaaaatgggcagaagaggggtgcctgggtggctcggttggttaagtgtctgacttaagctcaggtcatgatctcatggtctgtgggttcgagccccgtgttggattctgtgctgacagcttggagcctggagcctgctttggatcctgtgtctccctctctccctgcctctcctctgcttgcgctctgtctctctctctctcaaaaataaataaacactaaaaaacaatttaaaagaaaagaaagtttgtaATTTCCAAGTAAAAAGATTCTTTCTTCCACTCTTCAGTCCTTTTAACCCAACACTGTGGCCAAAATCATTTCAACCTTTGTCAGTTCCCCTTGGGTGTTTCAAAAGGATGAATATTTCCACTTGGGAAAGACAGACAGGTCGATAGATAATCGATAGATAATAAACATTAGATGCAGATTGTGTCAAGCTTGTTAGCGGTTATACATCCCCACTTtccgtgtgtgtgtttatgtgatcTTTCGATTTGGGGAGATCTGTTTAATGTGCTCCGTTTCTCCTCGTACCTGTAACAACCCTTGATCCGGGTCCTCGGGTCCtcggaggctccaggctgtggaGTCCTGCTCAGCCTCTCGCTGCGTGTTCCTGGACCTTACAGGGCTGATcccgccccagccccccgccccactcccgtCTCTCTGACGGGAACCCTTGAGACACCGGCCACCTGGTTAATTGGGGCTGGGTAACCAAGAGAACAGTGTGCTTCCCAGATACCTCATTGATCATCACTAGTATCTATTTGGTTTCCGTTCCTTGATTGAGAAGTCGATTCTCCAACTGTAGACTAAAATAGTGCTCCTAAAGGAAAGCAAATTCAGGGGTGCATAagcggctcagtgggttgggcgtccgactcggttcaggtcatgatctcggtccatgagtttgagccccgcgtccggctctgtgctgacagctcagagtccagagcctgcttcagattctgtgtctccctctctctctgcccctcccccgttcacactctgtctctctcaaatataaacatttaaaaaaattaaaagggaaagcaAATCCATGTAAGAGAGACACCATGAATGCACCGTATTGGGACCACAGCCACAGAGCGCTCTGCAAAAACTGTGATGTCACTGTTTTATCTCATCCTGACTGTCCCCTGGCATAGATGGGGCCACTGAAGAACAAGGTCCCTTCCACATCTGCTGAGGTCAGAACATCTGTGTCCTCCCCAGACTCCTGTGTTGACTCCCCAGTGCCCTATGGGATGGCATTCACAGGTGGAGTCCTCgtgaaagagaccccagagagccccCTCACCCCTCCGGCTGAGAGGGGACACAGGAGGACATCTGTGAGGCAGAGGCAGGCCCTCAGCAGATACCTCGCGGAATCTGCAGCCGGGATCCTGGACCTTCCAGCCCCTGGAACCATGAGAAATAGATTCCTGCTGGTTACAaggcacccagtctgtggtattttgctgtAGCCACCGACACAGACTAAAACGACATCCTTCTAAACACACGGAGCCCAGAATTTAGACCAAAGCAAGCAGCCTCTGGTGCTCAGGTGACACCCACTCAGCATCAGGGATGAGAGACCCAAGGCAAAGCCGGGGACGGGGGGTGCTGAGAGAGGCCAAGGTGGGAAGGGACGGAGTCCAGCAGGGTCCTCGCTGACAAGCAGCTGACTGCACAGTTTGTCAGCTCCACGGAGCTTGGGTTAGAGGTTACTACAAACAACTGCACCGGGGACATGCCACAGCCCAGGGAGACCCAGAGGAACACCCGCCCGCCCGCAGCAGGGGCCACACATTCTCTCCTTCGGTCACCGAACATGGGACTCTGAGACCTCCCAGGCTGCTCCGTGACCTGTCGTCCCCGCAAAGCTGAGCAGGGGACATTCATACCTCACCTCAAGCCAGAGATGATTCTCAGAGCCACGGTGGACAGACAGACGAGGGTTCCCCAAGGCAGGGACCCAGCCACACAGCGGGGAAGCAGGGAAGCTCTGGTGgccaggtgagggcagagagccTTTGGGAGGGGACCGCCACATCCCAGCCCACAAGATCCCAACCCACGAGATCCCAGCCCACGAGATCCAGCCGTTGCCTGCTCCATTCTGCTGGGACCTTGTGGTGAAGGCCACCAAGAGCCCGGCTGGAAGAGGAGCATGGCCTCGGGAGGACAAGGGACCTGCCTGCCAGGTGTCTCTCGCCGCCCTCGGAGCCCAGCCCCACCACTCACCCCAGCAAGGAGCCACCAGCCAGCATCCCAGAGACCACCCTGGGACACGGCCAGCCACTCCCCATCTGGAAAACAGGTATGAGGACCTGTCAGCCTCAAGAGGCAGGACTCTCTCTGAATACCCCGAAATAAAACAAGATGCCCCACAAGCAGGATGACTGTTTACTCAGAGAAAGCACACAGCACAGACAGAGCTCAGCCAGCACTGGGGCTCACAGGACCCCAGCTCAGAGGGCCTGGCTCGCAGGGGCCTAGGAAGGAGGCCTGCACCCACCGCAGCCCAGTCTCTGGTTGTGGGCGCAGACAGGGGGTCTCAGGCGGTGCACGGCCCCTGGGGGACTCCGGCCTGACCCTCAGTCTCAGGATTTCTGGCCGCAGGATGAGCATGGGCTCTCTGCCAGGAGGGCTCAGACACAGGGCACCAGGCAGTACAAACACCCAGCTAACAATCTACCCCACccagtgcaagtgggggtgggcaggccaGGACAGGGGACCCACAGCAGTGACAGAATAGGGTGAAGCCCGGACAGGGAGTGGGTAGGTCAGGAGGTGGAATCAGGGCCAGGGGTGGGGtcagagcgggggggggggggggggggtcagagcaggggggggggtcagggcagggggtggggtctCGGCAAAAGGTGGAGTCAGAGCAGAGGGTGGGGGTCAGGACAGGGGGTGGGTCAGCGCAGGGGTTGAGCTCAGGTTGGGAGGTGGGGTCCCAGCCAGGCCAGGGCTGGGAtcagggcagggtgcctgggcaggGGTCAGGAGGGCCCGGAAACCCTGGAGGCCCCAGCCCAGCGTGGGCAGAGGGCGCAGCAGCAGCCAATCGTTCCCTGCACAGCTCCGGCCTCGGTGCGCCTTCTTCCCAGGCCCAGGAGAGGACAAGCCCGGGTGAGCCGCACGAGGCTCTCAGGTAGCCAgacgggatgggggtggggggggccgcCGCAGCCTCCGCCGGCTCTCCGGCCCCCCCGCCCGGCCTCCCCCGCCTCAGGACGCCCTCACAGCAGCTGGCCAGCGCGTTTGCTGCGCCACACCACCAGGCCGGCCATGGCCACGGTCAGCAGGACAGGCACGACGATGAGCGGGATGAGGACCTCGTCTGGAGGGTCCTCCCAGTGTGCCCTGTCCACCGTGCAGTTGGAGAAGAACTGCCTGTGGATGCCGGTGATGAAGCCTTGCGCCAGGGGGTTGGGCCAGTAACAGCCCACCACGTTGGTCTCCACCTCGGTGCAGTTGGTAAAGCTCTGGTAGTACCTGCGGAGGCAGAGCGGTGACCACCCGGCTCCCTGCGCCCCCTCCTGCCAGCCTTaaccctggagggcaggggaagggggcacGGTCCCAGGGGgccagggggaggagggcaggggaagggggcgcGTCCCAGGGGgccagggggaggagggcaggggaagggggcacAGTCCTAGGGGGCCAGGGGGAGGAGGTGTGTCTGGACAGCAGAGACAGGAGCGCCCTCCGGGCCCTGTCAGACCTGCTGGGACCCAGGCGTCCATTCTTTACCTTCTTGCCCAGAGGCAAGGGTGAGGGGACCCTGCCCTGCCGCAAACCTTTCTGCCCCGGGGCTCAGCCCCGCTCTCCCCGAGCCTCACTGCCTCCCCCAGGTGTACAGCTGTGCTCTACTTGGCCTGGCAGGATGCCCCCACACCAGTGACGATGACCTCTGCACAAACCCAGCATCCTCCAGCCCAACCCCGAACTTGGCATCTCAACGAAGAGCAGCCAGAGCAAGGAAGCCCCGAAGCTGAGTCCCGCCCACACCTCAGGTGGTGACCCACTCCCCATGAGGCCGAGAGCCCCCAGAGCCTTCCCAGGTCTGCCCAGAGGACACAGGCCTGCCCCTTCTCCAAGGCAGACGCTGCACAACTGGCAGGGCCCTCATCATCTGGACACTCTCTGGGCCCCAGGGGAGGGTCTCTCTGAGGCCAAGCGCCAGCTACCTCATTTGCCAGGTCAGGAGGGGACAGCCCCCTCGGACAGGACAGGCTGGAGCTGCCTCCCCCCACAGGCCTCCCTGTCCCTCATCAGCAAACCACCCAGGGAAAGCCTCATCTGTCCAGCAGCAGGTGGGCTCTGGACGGTCCTAACAGCCGACAGGGTGCAGCCACCAGGACCCGCCTGGCCCTGGACACGAGTGGCCTCTGGAGGTGAGGCCTCGACTGCCACCCACCATCCAAGACGCTCTGGAAAGAAGGCCAGATGGACACCTGCTGGGGTGCACCCGCTCTGTCCACTGCCCGTGCTGCCGCCTGGCTGAGCCCCGCACACAAGGCGGGAGCTGGAGGGCGAGCGCAGGCTGGGGTGAGGCCGGCCTGAGGCTCTGCGCCCCATCCCCTGCTTCTCCACACTGTCCTGAGGAAGGTGGCCTGGCCTGAGCCACCAACAGGAAGGAACTGCTTCCCACAAGGAGTTTCCTGCACAGACGCCATCTGCCCAACGGGGACAGGAGATGGGGGCAGCAGACCCACTTGGCCAGGCCCTCCCGGCGCCCGCCCCTCCTGCCAGCACCAGGTAAGGCCTACGAGGAAGAGCCCACGCGGCCTAAAGAGAGCCGGAAGCAAAGGGGACGGCCTGAATCACGTCCAGAGCCTGGGATGTGCCCAGGACAGGTCCGCGGGAAGCCCAGGACCTCCAGACCATCCCCTGCATGTCCAGGTTCAGCGACCTGCCGCCCGGGAGGCATCTGACCTGACACCCGGCCAAGGCCTTTGCCTGGAGCAGCCCCCATCCCTGGGTCTGCCAAGAGCCCTGTGTTCTGACTCCCTTGCCTCCCAGAAggccaccaccaccctccccaggctccgggggaaaaggggggggggggttgctgagaCGAGGTAGGGACGCAGGCAGTGGAGCCCGACCCCACGCCCCTAGAGGGCAGCTGGGAACAGTGCACCAGACAGGCTTCCTCCAGCCACATTTCTTatgtccctgagcctcagtttctcctctatAAGTGGGGCTCCTAGGACGTACCCAGTAGGGTAGCCGAGGGGCCACACGTGCAGGTGCACGCAGAGCTGAGCACAGGACCCATCTCTGTGGATCGACTCACAAGGGCCACGTGCAAAATGCCCCGCCTACTGCCTCTCAACACTGCCAGTCGGCTGGGTACACGACGAGGGCTGCAGACAACATGGCTCCCGGCCTCCTGCCATCCCCACAGCCCCAAGCCCTGTTAACTCACCAGCCCCGGCTCAGGCTGGACACAGAACTGGGGGGGTTGTTCACAAGGAAGGAGGTGTTTGCTCCATATCTTTCGTCCTCGTGTCCCCTCGTCACCCAGGGCCTCCCCGGTCCCCCGCTGCTGCAGCTCCcagagcctccctccccctcccgggGTGCAGCTGTAGCCCAGATGGCAGAGGGGTACACACAGCCCAGAAGCCCCCCACAGATGCCCTCCCCCACCAGGCAGACGCGTTCCCTGCTTGGCTCCTTGCTGCCTGTGCTTTTGCTCAGAGGCAGCAGAGAAGGGCATCTGGAAACCTCGATAACGGCCACCCCTTGACGGGGTGGACGGGGACGCGGTGGCGGGAGTCTCCATC
This DNA window, taken from Neofelis nebulosa isolate mNeoNeb1 chromosome 4, mNeoNeb1.pri, whole genome shotgun sequence, encodes the following:
- the RAMP3 gene encoding receptor activity-modifying protein 3 gives rise to the protein METRERWRPRFLLPLLLQLLCGGCPRVGGCNETRMLEKLPQCGQAFADMMHTVDVWKWCHLSEFIVYYQSFTNCTEVETNVVGCYWPNPLAQGFITGIHRQFFSNCTVDRAHWEDPPDEVLIPLIVVPVLLTVAMAGLVVWRSKRAGQLL